The following are encoded in a window of Thunnus albacares chromosome 9, fThuAlb1.1, whole genome shotgun sequence genomic DNA:
- the dab1a gene encoding DAB adaptor protein 1a isoform X6 — MSTETELQPAVRPSSVRRDSKRKGQDRSEAALIRRFKGDGVRYKAKLIGLDEVTAARGDKLCQDSMMKLKGIAAAARSKGEHKQKVFLTVSFGGIKIFDEKSGVLQHHHAVHEISYIAKDITDHRAFGYVCGKEGNHRFVAIKTAQSAEPVILDLRDLFQLIYEIKQREEMEKKAQKDKQCEQAVYQYIVFEAGHEPIRDQSEESIYQNGHQNTSHHHHYHDQPHQQEKTVAEANLIDLGLDMVTQNINQLEIFGDMSTPPDITSPSTPASPANTLDPSQGLQPPTELFAPFNPASVPSGYVTMGAVPPGHWSQQAFAAQTPLAFGVQSPLGPVAQVLPGGQPLIWGQANIFPATQQQWAAMAAGAFPPTAYLPAQPVGTLPAAMFQTLAPVTTVTPAGESHLGAGASASAPSPSASSSPQHGERGKKMAKEMFKDFQLAKPPAMPSKKGEQPNLAGTSEAFSTYFSRVGTAQDTDDCDDFDISQMNLTPVTSTTPSTNSPPTPAPRKSSPSKSSASHVSDPPTDATDPPTDDSFGEAEGSPSRSGEEDAACGSGSPCPSETAEPSPDQASPEAGS; from the exons ggcAGGATCGCAGCGAGGCGGCTCTCATCAGGCGTTTTAAGGGCGATGGCGTCCGCTACAAGGCCAAGCTCATCGGCCTGGATGAGGTCACCGCAGCCCGTGGAGACAAACTGTGCCAGGACTCGATGATGAAGCTCAAG GGTATAGCTGCAGCAGCGAGGTCTAAAGgagaacacaaacagaaagtgTTTCTGACTGTTTCCTTTGGAGGGATCAAGATCTTTGATGAGAAGTCAGGG GTCCTTCAACACCACCATGCGGTCCATGAGATCTCCTACATTGCCAAGGACATCACGGACCACAGAGCCTTTGGCTATGTCTGCGGGAAGGAAGGGAACCACCGCTTCGTAGCTATCAAGACTGCACAGTCG GCTGAGCCTGTGATTCTGGACCTGCGGGACTTGTTCCAGCTCATCTATGAGataaagcagagagaggagatggagaagaagGCCCAGAAAGACAAGCAGTGTGAGCAGGCGGTCTACCAG TACATTGTGTTTGAGGCGGGACACGAGCCCATCCGtgaccaatcagaagagagcATTTATCAG AACGGACATCAAAACACCTCCcaccatcatcattatcatgATCAACCCCACCAACAAGAAAAAACTGTGGCAGAGGCAAATCTGATAGACTTAGGCCTGGATATGGTGACTCAG AATATCAACCAATTAGAGATTTTTGGAGACATGTCCACACCTCCTGACATCACCTCTCCATCG ACCCCTGCCTCTCCAGCCAACACCCTCGACCCGTCGCAGGGCCTGCAGCCTCCCACGGAACTGTTTGCTCCCTTCAATCCCGCGTCTGTGCCCTCAG GTTATGTGACGATGGGAGCAGTACCACCTGGCCACTGGTCCCAGCAGGCGTTTGCAGCCCAAACACCACTGGCCTTTGGGGTCCAGTCTCCTCTAGGTCCAGTAGCCCAGGTGCTGCCAGGTGGCCAGCCTCTCATCTGGGGCCAGGCCAACATCTTCCCTGCCACCCAGCAGCAGTGGGCAGCCATGGCAGCCGGAGCCTTCCCCCCTACAGCCTACCTCCCTGCCCAACCTGTGGGCACCCTGCCCGCCGCCATGTTCCAGACTCTCGCCCCTGTCACGACTGTGACTCCAGCCGGCGAGAGCCATTTAGGTGCAGGAGCCAGCGCCTCAGCCCCCTCTCCTTCAGCGTCGTCGAGTCCGCAACACGGGGAGCGGGGGAAGAAGATGGCCAAGGAGATGTTCAAG GATTTTCAGCTGGCAAAGCCTCCGGCCATGCCATCAAAGAAGGGTGAACAGCCCAACTTAGCAGGAACCTCAGAGGCATTCAGCACTTACTTCAGCCGTGTGGGCACTGCCCAGGACACGGATGACTGTGACGACTTCGACATTTCCCAAATGAATCTGACACCAGTCACCTCCACAACACCATCCACCAACTCAC CACCCACCCCAGCTCCCAGGAAGAGCTCTCCCTCCAAGTCCTCCGCCTCCCATGTCAGCGACCCCCCCACCGACGCCACAGATCCCCCCACAGACGACTCGTTTGGGGAAGCAGAGGGCAGCCCTAGTCGCAGTGGAGAGGAAGatgct GCGTGTGGTTCTGGGTCGCCCTGCCCCAGTGAGACAGCTGAGCCCAGCCCAGACCAGGCCAGTCCAGAGGCTGGGAGCTAG
- the dab1a gene encoding DAB adaptor protein 1a isoform X9: MSTETELQPAVRPSSVRRDSKRKGQDRSEAALIRRFKGDGVRYKAKLIGLDEVTAARGDKLCQDSMMKLKGIAAAARSKGEHKQKVFLTVSFGGIKIFDEKSGVLQHHHAVHEISYIAKDITDHRAFGYVCGKEGNHRFVAIKTAQSAEPVILDLRDLFQLIYEIKQREEMEKKAQKDKQCEQAVYQNGHQNTSHHHHYHDQPHQQEKTVAEANLIDLGLDMVTQNINQLEIFGDMSTPPDITSPSTPASPANTLDPSQGLQPPTELFAPFNPASVPSGYVTMGAVPPGHWSQQAFAAQTPLAFGVQSPLGPVAQVLPGGQPLIWGQANIFPATQQQWAAMAAGAFPPTAYLPAQPVGTLPAAMFQTLAPVTTVTPAGESHLGAGASASAPSPSASSSPQHGERGKKMAKEMFKDFQLAKPPAMPSKKGEQPNLAGTSEAFSTYFSRVGTAQDTDDCDDFDISQMNLTPVTSTTPSTNSPPTPAPRKSSPSKSSASHVSDPPTDATDPPTDDSFGEAEGSPSRSGEEDAACGSGSPCPSETAEPSPDQASPEAGS; encoded by the exons ggcAGGATCGCAGCGAGGCGGCTCTCATCAGGCGTTTTAAGGGCGATGGCGTCCGCTACAAGGCCAAGCTCATCGGCCTGGATGAGGTCACCGCAGCCCGTGGAGACAAACTGTGCCAGGACTCGATGATGAAGCTCAAG GGTATAGCTGCAGCAGCGAGGTCTAAAGgagaacacaaacagaaagtgTTTCTGACTGTTTCCTTTGGAGGGATCAAGATCTTTGATGAGAAGTCAGGG GTCCTTCAACACCACCATGCGGTCCATGAGATCTCCTACATTGCCAAGGACATCACGGACCACAGAGCCTTTGGCTATGTCTGCGGGAAGGAAGGGAACCACCGCTTCGTAGCTATCAAGACTGCACAGTCG GCTGAGCCTGTGATTCTGGACCTGCGGGACTTGTTCCAGCTCATCTATGAGataaagcagagagaggagatggagaagaagGCCCAGAAAGACAAGCAGTGTGAGCAGGCGGTCTACCAG AACGGACATCAAAACACCTCCcaccatcatcattatcatgATCAACCCCACCAACAAGAAAAAACTGTGGCAGAGGCAAATCTGATAGACTTAGGCCTGGATATGGTGACTCAG AATATCAACCAATTAGAGATTTTTGGAGACATGTCCACACCTCCTGACATCACCTCTCCATCG ACCCCTGCCTCTCCAGCCAACACCCTCGACCCGTCGCAGGGCCTGCAGCCTCCCACGGAACTGTTTGCTCCCTTCAATCCCGCGTCTGTGCCCTCAG GTTATGTGACGATGGGAGCAGTACCACCTGGCCACTGGTCCCAGCAGGCGTTTGCAGCCCAAACACCACTGGCCTTTGGGGTCCAGTCTCCTCTAGGTCCAGTAGCCCAGGTGCTGCCAGGTGGCCAGCCTCTCATCTGGGGCCAGGCCAACATCTTCCCTGCCACCCAGCAGCAGTGGGCAGCCATGGCAGCCGGAGCCTTCCCCCCTACAGCCTACCTCCCTGCCCAACCTGTGGGCACCCTGCCCGCCGCCATGTTCCAGACTCTCGCCCCTGTCACGACTGTGACTCCAGCCGGCGAGAGCCATTTAGGTGCAGGAGCCAGCGCCTCAGCCCCCTCTCCTTCAGCGTCGTCGAGTCCGCAACACGGGGAGCGGGGGAAGAAGATGGCCAAGGAGATGTTCAAG GATTTTCAGCTGGCAAAGCCTCCGGCCATGCCATCAAAGAAGGGTGAACAGCCCAACTTAGCAGGAACCTCAGAGGCATTCAGCACTTACTTCAGCCGTGTGGGCACTGCCCAGGACACGGATGACTGTGACGACTTCGACATTTCCCAAATGAATCTGACACCAGTCACCTCCACAACACCATCCACCAACTCAC CACCCACCCCAGCTCCCAGGAAGAGCTCTCCCTCCAAGTCCTCCGCCTCCCATGTCAGCGACCCCCCCACCGACGCCACAGATCCCCCCACAGACGACTCGTTTGGGGAAGCAGAGGGCAGCCCTAGTCGCAGTGGAGAGGAAGatgct GCGTGTGGTTCTGGGTCGCCCTGCCCCAGTGAGACAGCTGAGCCCAGCCCAGACCAGGCCAGTCCAGAGGCTGGGAGCTAG
- the dab1a gene encoding DAB adaptor protein 1a isoform X10 has protein sequence MSTETELQPAVRPSSVRRDSKRKGQDRSEAALIRRFKGDGVRYKAKLIGLDEVTAARGDKLCQDSMMKLKGIAAAARSKGEHKQKVFLTVSFGGIKIFDEKSGVLQHHHAVHEISYIAKDITDHRAFGYVCGKEGNHRFVAIKTAQSAEPVILDLRDLFQLIYEIKQREEMEKKAQKDKQCEQAVYQNINQLEIFGDMSTPPDITSPSTPASPANTLDPSQGLQPPTELFAPFNPASVPSGYVTMGAVPPGHWSQQAFAAQTPLAFGVQSPLGPVAQVLPGGQPLIWGQANIFPATQQQWAAMAAGAFPPTAYLPAQPVGTLPAAMFQTLAPVTTVTPAGESHLGAGASASAPSPSASSSPQHGERGKKMAKEMFKDFQLAKPPAMPSKKGEQPNLAGTSEAFSTYFSRVGTAQDTDDCDDFDISQMNLTPVTSTTPSTNSPPTPAPRKSSPSKSSASHVSDPPTDATDPPTDDSFGEAEGSPSRSGEEDAACGSGSPCPSETAEPSPDQASPEAGS, from the exons ggcAGGATCGCAGCGAGGCGGCTCTCATCAGGCGTTTTAAGGGCGATGGCGTCCGCTACAAGGCCAAGCTCATCGGCCTGGATGAGGTCACCGCAGCCCGTGGAGACAAACTGTGCCAGGACTCGATGATGAAGCTCAAG GGTATAGCTGCAGCAGCGAGGTCTAAAGgagaacacaaacagaaagtgTTTCTGACTGTTTCCTTTGGAGGGATCAAGATCTTTGATGAGAAGTCAGGG GTCCTTCAACACCACCATGCGGTCCATGAGATCTCCTACATTGCCAAGGACATCACGGACCACAGAGCCTTTGGCTATGTCTGCGGGAAGGAAGGGAACCACCGCTTCGTAGCTATCAAGACTGCACAGTCG GCTGAGCCTGTGATTCTGGACCTGCGGGACTTGTTCCAGCTCATCTATGAGataaagcagagagaggagatggagaagaagGCCCAGAAAGACAAGCAGTGTGAGCAGGCGGTCTACCAG AATATCAACCAATTAGAGATTTTTGGAGACATGTCCACACCTCCTGACATCACCTCTCCATCG ACCCCTGCCTCTCCAGCCAACACCCTCGACCCGTCGCAGGGCCTGCAGCCTCCCACGGAACTGTTTGCTCCCTTCAATCCCGCGTCTGTGCCCTCAG GTTATGTGACGATGGGAGCAGTACCACCTGGCCACTGGTCCCAGCAGGCGTTTGCAGCCCAAACACCACTGGCCTTTGGGGTCCAGTCTCCTCTAGGTCCAGTAGCCCAGGTGCTGCCAGGTGGCCAGCCTCTCATCTGGGGCCAGGCCAACATCTTCCCTGCCACCCAGCAGCAGTGGGCAGCCATGGCAGCCGGAGCCTTCCCCCCTACAGCCTACCTCCCTGCCCAACCTGTGGGCACCCTGCCCGCCGCCATGTTCCAGACTCTCGCCCCTGTCACGACTGTGACTCCAGCCGGCGAGAGCCATTTAGGTGCAGGAGCCAGCGCCTCAGCCCCCTCTCCTTCAGCGTCGTCGAGTCCGCAACACGGGGAGCGGGGGAAGAAGATGGCCAAGGAGATGTTCAAG GATTTTCAGCTGGCAAAGCCTCCGGCCATGCCATCAAAGAAGGGTGAACAGCCCAACTTAGCAGGAACCTCAGAGGCATTCAGCACTTACTTCAGCCGTGTGGGCACTGCCCAGGACACGGATGACTGTGACGACTTCGACATTTCCCAAATGAATCTGACACCAGTCACCTCCACAACACCATCCACCAACTCAC CACCCACCCCAGCTCCCAGGAAGAGCTCTCCCTCCAAGTCCTCCGCCTCCCATGTCAGCGACCCCCCCACCGACGCCACAGATCCCCCCACAGACGACTCGTTTGGGGAAGCAGAGGGCAGCCCTAGTCGCAGTGGAGAGGAAGatgct GCGTGTGGTTCTGGGTCGCCCTGCCCCAGTGAGACAGCTGAGCCCAGCCCAGACCAGGCCAGTCCAGAGGCTGGGAGCTAG
- the dab1a gene encoding DAB adaptor protein 1a isoform X4, whose product MSTETELQPAVRPSSVRRDSKRKGQDRSEAALIRRFKGDGVRYKAKLIGLDEVTAARGDKLCQDSMMKLKGIAAAARSKGEHKQKVFLTVSFGGIKIFDEKSGVLQHHHAVHEISYIAKDITDHRAFGYVCGKEGNHRFVAIKTAQSAEPVILDLRDLFQLIYEIKQREEMEKKAQKDKQCEQAVYQYIVFEAGHEPIRDQSEESIYQVPTSQQKEGVYDVPKRHPNGHQNTSHHHHYHDQPHQQEKTVAEANLIDLGLDMVTQNINQLEIFGDMSTPPDITSPSTPASPANTLDPSQGLQPPTELFAPFNPASVPSGYVTMGAVPPGHWSQQAFAAQTPLAFGVQSPLGPVAQVLPGGQPLIWGQANIFPATQQQWAAMAAGAFPPTAYLPAQPVGTLPAAMFQTLAPVTTVTPAGESHLGAGASASAPSPSASSSPQHGERGKKMAKEMFKDFQLAKPPAMPSKKGEQPNLAGTSEAFSTYFSRVGTAQDTDDCDDFDISQMNLTPVTSTTPSTNSPPTPAPRKSSPSKSSASHVSDPPTDATDPPTDDSFGEAEGSPSRSGEEDAACGSGSPCPSETAEPSPDQASPEAGS is encoded by the exons ggcAGGATCGCAGCGAGGCGGCTCTCATCAGGCGTTTTAAGGGCGATGGCGTCCGCTACAAGGCCAAGCTCATCGGCCTGGATGAGGTCACCGCAGCCCGTGGAGACAAACTGTGCCAGGACTCGATGATGAAGCTCAAG GGTATAGCTGCAGCAGCGAGGTCTAAAGgagaacacaaacagaaagtgTTTCTGACTGTTTCCTTTGGAGGGATCAAGATCTTTGATGAGAAGTCAGGG GTCCTTCAACACCACCATGCGGTCCATGAGATCTCCTACATTGCCAAGGACATCACGGACCACAGAGCCTTTGGCTATGTCTGCGGGAAGGAAGGGAACCACCGCTTCGTAGCTATCAAGACTGCACAGTCG GCTGAGCCTGTGATTCTGGACCTGCGGGACTTGTTCCAGCTCATCTATGAGataaagcagagagaggagatggagaagaagGCCCAGAAAGACAAGCAGTGTGAGCAGGCGGTCTACCAG TACATTGTGTTTGAGGCGGGACACGAGCCCATCCGtgaccaatcagaagagagcATTTATCAG GTTCCCACCAGTCAGCAGAAGGAAGGGGTCTATGACGTCCCAAAGCGACACCCA AACGGACATCAAAACACCTCCcaccatcatcattatcatgATCAACCCCACCAACAAGAAAAAACTGTGGCAGAGGCAAATCTGATAGACTTAGGCCTGGATATGGTGACTCAG AATATCAACCAATTAGAGATTTTTGGAGACATGTCCACACCTCCTGACATCACCTCTCCATCG ACCCCTGCCTCTCCAGCCAACACCCTCGACCCGTCGCAGGGCCTGCAGCCTCCCACGGAACTGTTTGCTCCCTTCAATCCCGCGTCTGTGCCCTCAG GTTATGTGACGATGGGAGCAGTACCACCTGGCCACTGGTCCCAGCAGGCGTTTGCAGCCCAAACACCACTGGCCTTTGGGGTCCAGTCTCCTCTAGGTCCAGTAGCCCAGGTGCTGCCAGGTGGCCAGCCTCTCATCTGGGGCCAGGCCAACATCTTCCCTGCCACCCAGCAGCAGTGGGCAGCCATGGCAGCCGGAGCCTTCCCCCCTACAGCCTACCTCCCTGCCCAACCTGTGGGCACCCTGCCCGCCGCCATGTTCCAGACTCTCGCCCCTGTCACGACTGTGACTCCAGCCGGCGAGAGCCATTTAGGTGCAGGAGCCAGCGCCTCAGCCCCCTCTCCTTCAGCGTCGTCGAGTCCGCAACACGGGGAGCGGGGGAAGAAGATGGCCAAGGAGATGTTCAAG GATTTTCAGCTGGCAAAGCCTCCGGCCATGCCATCAAAGAAGGGTGAACAGCCCAACTTAGCAGGAACCTCAGAGGCATTCAGCACTTACTTCAGCCGTGTGGGCACTGCCCAGGACACGGATGACTGTGACGACTTCGACATTTCCCAAATGAATCTGACACCAGTCACCTCCACAACACCATCCACCAACTCAC CACCCACCCCAGCTCCCAGGAAGAGCTCTCCCTCCAAGTCCTCCGCCTCCCATGTCAGCGACCCCCCCACCGACGCCACAGATCCCCCCACAGACGACTCGTTTGGGGAAGCAGAGGGCAGCCCTAGTCGCAGTGGAGAGGAAGatgct GCGTGTGGTTCTGGGTCGCCCTGCCCCAGTGAGACAGCTGAGCCCAGCCCAGACCAGGCCAGTCCAGAGGCTGGGAGCTAG